A stretch of Nonomuraea africana DNA encodes these proteins:
- a CDS encoding metal ABC transporter ATP-binding protein — protein MHSVTAVFDMTGGQVTLDRRSVLRGVDLTIGAGEVVAVLGANGSGKSTLIRALLGLTPLSGGQTLLYGRPPAKFRQWWRIGYVPQRLQVGGGVPATVREVVTSGRIARQRRLRPTTAADRQAVERALEAVSLADRAGDSVQNLSGGQQQRVLIARALAGEPDTYVMDEPTAGVDAGSQHLLADTLSTLVRDGKTIVLVAHELGPLEPIITRGVLVRDGVIAHDGVPPRPEGECAKPGHEHVHPHAEEPVAGPLAGWRAEA, from the coding sequence ATGCACAGCGTGACAGCAGTCTTCGACATGACCGGCGGCCAGGTGACCCTGGACCGCCGGTCCGTGCTTCGCGGCGTCGATCTGACCATCGGCGCGGGCGAGGTCGTGGCCGTGCTCGGGGCCAACGGCTCGGGCAAGTCCACTCTGATCAGGGCCCTTCTCGGCCTCACCCCGCTGTCCGGCGGACAGACCCTCCTGTACGGCAGGCCGCCCGCGAAGTTCCGCCAGTGGTGGCGCATCGGCTACGTCCCCCAGCGCCTGCAGGTCGGCGGCGGCGTGCCCGCGACCGTCCGCGAGGTCGTGACCTCGGGCCGGATCGCCCGCCAGCGCCGCCTGCGCCCCACCACCGCCGCCGACAGGCAGGCCGTGGAGCGCGCGCTGGAGGCGGTGTCGCTGGCCGACCGGGCGGGCGACTCGGTGCAGAACCTCTCGGGCGGGCAGCAGCAGCGGGTGCTCATCGCCCGCGCGCTCGCCGGCGAGCCCGACACCTACGTGATGGACGAGCCCACCGCGGGCGTCGACGCCGGCAGCCAGCACCTGCTCGCCGACACCCTCTCCACGCTCGTGCGCGACGGCAAGACGATCGTGCTCGTCGCCCACGAGCTCGGCCCCCTGGAGCCGATCATCACGCGCGGCGTGCTGGTCCGCGACGGCGTGATCGCCCACGACGGCGTGCCGCCCCGGCCCGAGGGCGAGTGCGCCAAGCCGGGTCACGAGCACGTCCACCCCCACGCCGAGGAGCCTGTGGCCGGTCCGCTGGCGGGATGGCGGGCAGAGGCATGA
- a CDS encoding metal ABC transporter permease encodes MIEILQLPFMQRAVIAALLVGLCAPLVGTFIVQRRLALLGDGIGHVALTGVALGFLTGTAPVLTAVLVAVVGAVAIEIVRARGRTSGDVALALLFYGGIAGGVMLISIAPGGSNAKLTSYLFGAIASVTEEDLWVIGALAVAVIAVVAIFGRELFVLCQDEEVAKASGLPVRFLSLLIAVTAALTVVIAMRVVGLLLVSALMVIPVATSQQFTRGFRATMLLSMVFGVVAAVGGLLSSTFSVKVPPGAAIVLLALAGFVLALGVGRFVRRGRTRESHS; translated from the coding sequence ATGATCGAGATCCTCCAGCTGCCCTTCATGCAGCGCGCGGTGATCGCGGCGCTGCTGGTCGGGCTCTGCGCGCCGCTCGTCGGCACCTTCATCGTGCAGCGCCGCCTCGCCCTCCTCGGCGACGGCATCGGGCACGTGGCGCTGACCGGCGTCGCGCTCGGCTTCCTCACCGGCACCGCTCCCGTGCTGACCGCCGTCCTGGTCGCGGTCGTCGGCGCCGTCGCCATCGAGATCGTGCGGGCCCGCGGGCGCACCAGCGGAGACGTCGCGCTGGCGCTGCTGTTCTACGGCGGCATCGCGGGCGGCGTGATGCTGATCTCCATCGCGCCCGGCGGCAGCAACGCCAAGCTGACCTCCTACCTGTTCGGCGCCATCGCCAGCGTCACCGAGGAGGACCTGTGGGTCATCGGCGCGCTGGCCGTCGCCGTCATCGCGGTGGTGGCGATCTTCGGCAGGGAGTTGTTCGTGCTGTGCCAGGACGAGGAGGTGGCCAAGGCCAGCGGCCTGCCCGTGCGCTTCCTCAGCCTGCTCATCGCGGTGACCGCGGCGCTCACGGTCGTGATCGCCATGCGCGTGGTGGGGCTCCTGCTGGTGAGCGCGCTGATGGTGATCCCGGTGGCCACGAGCCAGCAGTTCACCAGGGGATTTCGCGCCACCATGCTGCTGTCGATGGTCTTCGGCGTCGTCGCCGCCGTGGGAGGGCTGCTGAGCTCGACGTTCTCCGTTAAGGTGCCCCCTGGCGCAGCCATCGTCCTTCTCGCTCTCGCCGGCTTCGTGCTGGCCCTCGGGGTCGGTAGATTCGTACGGCGAGGCCGAACCCGGGAGAGCCACTCATGA
- a CDS encoding molybdopterin oxidoreductase family protein gives MSYDRLTHPLVREDGVLRRASWDEALDAAAEGFLRNIARHGPDSFAMLSCARSTNEMNYVGQKFTRVVVGTNNVDSCNRTCHAPSVAGLSAVFGSGGGTSSYQEVEDTDVIVMWGSAARNAHPIFFQHVLKAIHKGARMFAVDPRRTGTAQWADRWLGLNVGTDIPLAHAIAREIIDAGLHNEPFIRRATTGFDEFARKVEPWTLGVAEQVTGVPRAAIRELAHTYARADRAQLCWTLGITEHHNATDNVRALINLALLTGHVGRYGSGLSPLRGQNNVQGGGDMGAIPNRLPGFQDILDPEVRQRFETAWQTPIQPRYGLNLTQMLEAMAEGEVTTCYLIGENPVQSEADSLACVKRLSMLDHLVVQDIFLTKTAQMADVVLPAGAAWCESEGTFTNSERRVQRVRKALDPPGEARDDIWIMCEIARRMGHDWHYDGAEQVWNELRSLSPVHTGMTYRRLEEHQGIQWPCPSEDSIEPPYLHGRLWEQDPGPRAPFAVLEHSPPVDLLDEEYPFRLTTGRRLDSYNTGVQSSGFASPLRRGETIELCPEDASRLGLVRGEEVRISSRRGTVVAPVHIDPALRPGLVFMTMHFPDEVDTNALTIEATCPIAGTAEFKAAAVRIEKVS, from the coding sequence ATGAGCTATGACCGCCTGACCCATCCACTGGTTCGTGAGGACGGCGTGCTGCGCAGGGCGAGCTGGGACGAGGCCCTCGACGCCGCGGCGGAAGGCTTCCTGCGCAACATCGCCAGGCACGGCCCCGACAGCTTCGCGATGCTGTCGTGCGCCCGCTCCACCAACGAGATGAACTACGTGGGCCAGAAGTTCACTCGCGTCGTCGTCGGAACGAACAACGTGGACTCCTGCAACCGCACCTGCCACGCGCCGAGCGTCGCGGGCCTTTCCGCGGTGTTCGGCAGCGGTGGCGGCACCTCCTCCTACCAGGAGGTCGAGGACACCGACGTGATCGTCATGTGGGGTTCGGCCGCCCGCAACGCCCACCCGATCTTCTTCCAGCACGTGCTGAAGGCGATCCACAAGGGCGCCCGGATGTTCGCGGTCGATCCCAGGCGCACCGGGACGGCCCAGTGGGCCGACCGCTGGCTCGGCCTGAACGTGGGCACGGACATCCCGCTCGCCCACGCCATCGCCCGCGAGATCATCGACGCGGGGCTGCACAACGAGCCGTTCATCCGGCGGGCCACCACCGGCTTCGACGAGTTCGCCAGGAAGGTCGAACCCTGGACGCTCGGCGTGGCCGAGCAGGTGACGGGCGTGCCCAGGGCGGCGATCCGGGAGCTGGCGCACACCTACGCCCGCGCCGACCGGGCCCAGCTGTGCTGGACACTCGGCATCACCGAGCACCACAACGCCACCGACAACGTGCGCGCCCTCATCAACCTGGCACTGCTGACCGGCCACGTCGGCAGGTACGGCTCCGGCCTGTCCCCGCTGCGAGGCCAGAACAACGTGCAGGGCGGCGGCGACATGGGCGCCATCCCCAACCGCCTGCCCGGCTTCCAGGACATCCTCGATCCCGAGGTCAGGCAGCGCTTCGAGACCGCCTGGCAGACGCCGATCCAGCCGCGCTACGGCCTCAACCTCACCCAGATGCTGGAGGCGATGGCCGAGGGCGAGGTCACCACGTGCTACCTCATCGGCGAGAACCCGGTGCAGTCCGAGGCCGACTCGCTGGCCTGCGTCAAGCGCCTCAGCATGCTCGACCACCTGGTCGTCCAGGACATCTTCCTCACCAAGACCGCCCAGATGGCCGACGTCGTGCTGCCCGCCGGCGCCGCCTGGTGCGAAAGCGAGGGCACCTTCACCAACAGCGAGCGCAGGGTCCAGCGGGTCCGCAAGGCCCTCGATCCGCCAGGAGAGGCCCGTGACGACATCTGGATCATGTGTGAGATCGCCCGCAGGATGGGCCACGACTGGCACTACGACGGCGCCGAGCAGGTGTGGAACGAGCTGCGCAGCCTCTCCCCCGTGCACACCGGCATGACCTATCGGCGGCTGGAGGAGCACCAGGGCATCCAGTGGCCGTGCCCGTCCGAGGACTCCATCGAGCCGCCCTACCTGCACGGCCGGCTCTGGGAGCAGGACCCGGGACCGCGGGCTCCATTCGCGGTGCTCGAGCACTCGCCGCCGGTGGACCTGCTCGACGAGGAGTACCCGTTCAGGCTCACCACGGGCCGCCGCCTCGATTCCTACAACACCGGCGTGCAGTCCTCGGGCTTCGCCTCGCCGCTGCGCAGGGGCGAGACGATCGAGCTGTGCCCGGAGGACGCGTCCCGGCTCGGCCTGGTCAGGGGCGAGGAGGTCAGGATCAGCTCCAGGCGCGGCACGGTGGTCGCCCCCGTCCACATCGACCCGGCGCTGCGGCCCGGTCTGGTGTTCATGACCATGCACTTCCCCGACGAGGTCGACACCAATGCCCTGACCATCGAGGCCACCTGCCCGATCGCGGGAACGGCCGAGTTCAAGGCGGCAGCCGTACGCATCGAGAAGGTGAGCTAG
- a CDS encoding NADH-ubiquinone oxidoreductase-F iron-sulfur binding region domain-containing protein yields MDLHFGDAEPTAEERAAVDALLGPPATAWEGGDRTAADLRSAARAEQARDRLLPALHAVNDRVGWISDGALTYICRRLTIPPAEAYGVASFYSLFSLEPRPPRVLHVCTDLACLAKGVREVRDGVPSPCLGLCERAPAALALEAGETPKAVVYGGSTAEDETPHTVERPEPPVEDAVPQAGSPGLVLLGRIGVVDPASLDDYRANGGYQALRRAFELGPVGVIREVTEAGLVGRGGAAFPTGRKWDATARQPDQPHYLVCNADESEPGTFKDRVLMEGDPYALVEAMTIAAYATGCRKGYLYIRGEYPRATRALETAIETARARGLLGPRVLGHDFAFDIELRRGAGAYICGEETAIFNSIEGYRGEPRTKPPFPVEKGLFGKPTVVNNVETLVNVLPILLTGGSDTKLFCVSGSVGRPGVYELPLGTPLRELIDLARPAGTLKAVLLGGAAGSFVTDLDVPLSFEGTRAAGATLGSGVVMVLDEEVDLPAFLVRIAAFFRDESCGQCVPCRVGTVRQEEALHRLGRRRSEADLVLLREVGQTMRDASICGLGQTAWNAVESAIDRLGAFK; encoded by the coding sequence GTGGACCTGCACTTCGGCGACGCCGAGCCGACGGCGGAGGAGCGCGCGGCGGTCGACGCGCTGCTCGGCCCGCCCGCGACCGCGTGGGAGGGCGGCGACCGCACCGCGGCCGACCTGCGCTCGGCCGCGCGGGCCGAGCAGGCCCGCGACCGGCTGCTGCCCGCGCTGCACGCGGTCAACGACAGGGTCGGCTGGATCAGCGACGGCGCGCTGACCTACATCTGCCGCCGCCTGACGATCCCGCCCGCCGAGGCGTACGGCGTGGCCAGCTTTTACTCGCTCTTCTCCCTCGAGCCGCGCCCGCCGCGGGTGCTGCATGTCTGCACGGACCTGGCGTGCCTGGCCAAGGGCGTGCGGGAGGTCCGCGACGGCGTGCCGAGCCCGTGCCTGGGGCTGTGCGAGCGGGCGCCGGCCGCGCTGGCGTTAGAGGCGGGCGAGACCCCGAAGGCGGTCGTGTACGGCGGGAGCACGGCCGAGGACGAGACCCCGCATACCGTCGAGCGTCCGGAGCCGCCGGTCGAGGACGCGGTTCCACAGGCAGGCTCCCCCGGCCTCGTCCTGCTCGGCAGGATCGGCGTGGTCGACCCGGCGAGCCTGGACGACTACCGGGCCAACGGCGGCTACCAGGCGCTGCGCCGCGCCTTCGAGCTGGGCCCGGTGGGGGTGATCAGGGAGGTCACCGAGGCGGGCCTGGTCGGCAGGGGCGGCGCCGCCTTCCCCACGGGCCGCAAGTGGGACGCGACCGCCCGCCAGCCCGACCAGCCGCACTACCTGGTCTGCAACGCCGACGAGAGCGAGCCGGGCACCTTCAAGGACCGCGTGCTCATGGAGGGCGATCCGTACGCGCTGGTCGAGGCCATGACGATCGCCGCCTACGCCACGGGCTGCCGCAAGGGCTACCTCTACATCAGAGGCGAGTACCCGAGGGCCACGCGAGCCCTCGAAACGGCCATCGAGACCGCCAGGGCCAGGGGGCTGCTGGGCCCGCGCGTCCTGGGCCACGACTTCGCGTTCGACATCGAGCTCAGGAGAGGCGCGGGCGCCTACATCTGCGGCGAGGAGACCGCGATCTTCAACTCGATCGAGGGGTACCGGGGCGAGCCGCGCACCAAACCGCCCTTCCCCGTCGAGAAGGGCCTGTTCGGCAAGCCCACCGTCGTCAACAACGTCGAGACCCTGGTCAACGTCCTGCCGATCCTGCTGACCGGCGGCTCGGACACCAAGCTGTTCTGCGTCTCGGGCAGCGTCGGCCGGCCGGGCGTCTACGAACTGCCGCTCGGCACGCCGCTGCGCGAACTGATCGACCTCGCGCGGCCGGCGGGCACGCTGAAGGCGGTGCTGCTCGGCGGCGCGGCCGGCTCGTTCGTCACCGACCTTGACGTCCCGCTCAGCTTCGAGGGCACCAGGGCGGCCGGCGCGACACTCGGCTCCGGTGTGGTCATGGTGCTGGACGAGGAGGTGGACCTGCCCGCCTTCCTGGTCAGGATCGCCGCCTTCTTCCGCGACGAGTCGTGCGGGCAGTGCGTGCCCTGCAGGGTGGGCACCGTACGCCAGGAGGAGGCCCTGCATCGCCTCGGCAGGAGGCGCAGCGAGGCGGACCTGGTGCTGCTGCGCGAGGTCGGCCAGACCATGCGCGACGCCTCGATCTGCGGCCTGGGACAGACCGCCTGGAACGCCGTCGAATCGGCCATCGACCGCCTGGGAGCGTTCAAGTGA
- a CDS encoding Fur family transcriptional regulator, protein MTNRRDAVHDTLRRSEGFRSAQDVYAEMRSDGAKIGLTTVYRALQALADGGKVDVLRTDDGESVYRACASGDHHHHLVCRRCGRTVEVAGPDVERWAEAVGADHGFTDVTHTVEVFGTCATCSAAVRAS, encoded by the coding sequence ATGACCAATCGACGCGATGCCGTTCACGACACCCTTCGCCGAAGCGAAGGTTTCCGCAGCGCGCAGGACGTCTACGCCGAAATGCGTTCCGACGGCGCCAAGATCGGCCTGACCACGGTCTACCGTGCGCTCCAGGCGCTGGCCGACGGCGGCAAGGTCGACGTACTGCGCACCGACGACGGTGAGTCCGTGTACCGGGCCTGCGCCAGCGGCGACCACCATCACCACCTCGTCTGCCGCCGCTGCGGCCGTACGGTCGAGGTGGCCGGTCCCGACGTCGAGCGCTGGGCCGAGGCCGTCGGCGCCGACCACGGCTTCACCGACGTGACCCACACCGTGGAGGTCTTCGGCACCTGCGCCACCTGCTCGGCGGCGGTGCGCGCCTCCTGA
- the ligD gene encoding non-homologous end-joining DNA ligase: protein MTTDEVRDDVALTNLDQPLFDDAGATKRDLVDYLDAVRDRLIPALRDRPLSVLRVRQGQAPFMQKNVPSYAPSWITTVTLWAETSRREVSYALCDDRRTLLWFANQRAVEYHPALVRAGNWEHPTHLVLDLDPPGDDAFPAVVRAAHLVRQALADAGMAGAVKTSGAKGLHVFVPLSDGLSMPDVAAATRALAARAERLDPALATTAFIREDRQGKVFLDSTRAGGATVVAAYSPRVRPGVPVSFPVAWDDLDRVTPGDFTVRTAVGLLGDGDPWAELMPAAQALPDDLVAEGHTIPIARVAAMHEGKRRARAARKG, encoded by the coding sequence GTGACCACCGACGAGGTCAGGGACGACGTCGCGCTGACCAATCTCGACCAGCCCCTCTTCGACGACGCCGGCGCCACCAAACGCGACCTGGTCGACTACCTCGACGCCGTGCGCGACCGCCTCATTCCCGCGCTGCGGGACCGGCCGCTGTCGGTGCTGCGGGTACGGCAGGGCCAGGCGCCCTTCATGCAGAAGAACGTCCCCTCCTACGCCCCCTCGTGGATCACCACGGTCACGCTGTGGGCCGAGACCTCGCGGCGAGAGGTCTCCTACGCCCTGTGCGACGACCGCAGGACCCTGCTCTGGTTCGCCAACCAGCGCGCCGTGGAGTACCACCCGGCGCTGGTGCGGGCGGGTAACTGGGAGCACCCGACGCACCTGGTCCTCGACCTCGACCCGCCGGGCGACGACGCGTTCCCCGCCGTGGTGCGCGCCGCCCACCTGGTCCGCCAGGCGCTGGCCGACGCCGGCATGGCGGGCGCGGTCAAGACCAGCGGCGCCAAGGGCCTGCACGTCTTCGTCCCCCTGAGCGACGGCCTGTCGATGCCCGACGTGGCGGCCGCCACCCGCGCCCTGGCCGCCAGGGCCGAGCGGCTCGACCCCGCCCTCGCGACCACCGCCTTCATCAGGGAGGACCGCCAGGGCAAGGTCTTCCTCGACTCCACCCGAGCGGGTGGGGCGACGGTCGTGGCGGCCTACAGCCCGCGCGTCAGACCGGGCGTCCCCGTGTCGTTCCCCGTGGCGTGGGACGACCTCGACCGCGTGACACCCGGCGACTTCACCGTGCGCACCGCCGTGGGCCTGCTCGGCGACGGCGATCCGTGGGCCGAGCTGATGCCCGCTGCGCAGGCGCTGCCCGACGACCTCGTGGCCGAGGGTCACACCATCCCCATCGCCAGGGTGGCCGCCATGCACGAGGGCAAGCGCCGCGCCCGGGCCGCCCGCAAGGGTTAG
- a CDS encoding 2Fe-2S iron-sulfur cluster-binding protein, which produces MQPPRRLIDVEIDGAAVRVPEGSTVLDACRTAGKDIPTLCHGDTLTPKNACRVCVVEVEGSRTLAPACSRTAEAGMVVATDTERARHSRKVVLELLASSTDLSTTPRAKEWMADYGADPARFGEEAATVAQPPKVDNDLYVRDYGKCILCYKCVDACGEQWQNSFAISVAGRGFDATISTEFDVALTDSACVYCGNCVEVCPTGALSFKTEFDMRAEGTWDESEQTTTTTICSYCGVGCNLTLHVQDNKIVKVTSPHDNPVTHGNLCIKGRFGYGYV; this is translated from the coding sequence TTGCAGCCACCGCGTCGCCTGATCGACGTGGAGATCGACGGCGCGGCCGTCCGCGTGCCCGAAGGCTCGACCGTGCTCGACGCGTGCCGTACGGCGGGCAAGGACATCCCCACCCTCTGCCACGGCGACACGCTCACCCCCAAGAACGCCTGCAGGGTCTGCGTCGTCGAGGTCGAGGGGTCGCGAACCCTGGCCCCCGCCTGCTCCAGGACGGCGGAGGCGGGCATGGTCGTCGCCACGGACACCGAGCGGGCCAGGCACAGCCGCAAGGTGGTGCTGGAACTGCTGGCCTCCTCCACCGACCTGTCGACGACGCCGAGGGCCAAGGAGTGGATGGCCGACTACGGCGCCGACCCCGCGCGCTTCGGCGAGGAGGCGGCGACCGTCGCGCAGCCCCCCAAGGTGGACAACGACCTCTACGTCCGCGACTACGGCAAGTGCATCCTCTGCTACAAGTGCGTGGACGCCTGCGGCGAGCAGTGGCAGAACAGCTTCGCGATCAGCGTCGCGGGCAGAGGGTTCGACGCGACGATCTCCACGGAGTTCGACGTCGCGCTCACCGACTCGGCCTGCGTCTACTGCGGCAACTGCGTCGAGGTGTGCCCGACAGGGGCGCTGTCGTTCAAGACCGAGTTCGACATGCGCGCCGAGGGCACCTGGGACGAGTCGGAGCAGACCACCACGACGACGATCTGCAGCTACTGCGGCGTGGGCTGCAACCTCACGCTGCACGTGCAGGACAACAAGATCGTCAAGGTCACCTCGCCGCACGACAACCCGGTCACCCACGGAAACCTCTGCATCAAGGGACGCTTCGGGTACGGCTATGTATAG
- a CDS encoding metal ABC transporter substrate-binding protein — MPYKARFFSLLAGGVLLATTAACGSGAAQTAAAPGGAAGDKPTVLAAFYPLQWLTEQIAGPDVTVQTLTAPGVEPHDLELTPQQVAGIGGASMTVYIKGLQPAVDEAIEQNAADKAFDAAAAVQTLPAHAEEEEEGGEAGHEHEHEVAYDPHLWLDPNRFAGVATKLGERLAEADQAHAQAYKDRAAKTVAALGALDQEFAKGLATCSTRSIVTAHEAFGYLADRYKLKQVGISIDPEAEPSPARIAEVAKVAKSEKVTTIFTEALVSTKVAEVLATEVGAKTAVLDPMESQPSGGDYLSAMRGNLTTLRTALGCTA, encoded by the coding sequence ATGCCCTATAAAGCCCGATTCTTCTCGCTCCTGGCCGGCGGAGTGCTGCTGGCCACCACCGCCGCGTGCGGGTCAGGCGCCGCGCAGACCGCGGCCGCGCCCGGCGGCGCCGCCGGCGACAAGCCCACGGTCCTGGCCGCCTTCTACCCGCTGCAGTGGCTCACCGAGCAGATCGCGGGCCCGGACGTCACGGTCCAGACGCTGACCGCGCCCGGCGTGGAGCCGCACGACCTCGAGCTCACGCCGCAGCAGGTCGCCGGCATCGGCGGGGCCTCGATGACCGTCTACATCAAGGGCCTGCAGCCCGCCGTGGACGAGGCCATCGAGCAGAACGCCGCCGACAAGGCGTTCGACGCGGCCGCCGCCGTACAGACCCTGCCCGCGCACGCGGAGGAGGAAGAGGAGGGCGGCGAGGCGGGCCACGAGCACGAGCACGAGGTCGCCTACGACCCGCACCTGTGGCTCGACCCGAACCGCTTCGCCGGAGTGGCCACCAAGCTCGGCGAGCGGCTGGCCGAGGCCGACCAGGCGCACGCGCAGGCCTACAAGGACCGCGCCGCCAAGACCGTCGCCGCTCTCGGCGCCCTCGACCAGGAGTTCGCCAAGGGGCTGGCCACCTGCTCCACCCGGTCGATCGTGACCGCGCACGAGGCGTTCGGCTACCTGGCCGACCGCTACAAGCTCAAGCAGGTCGGCATCTCGATCGACCCCGAGGCCGAGCCCTCCCCCGCCCGCATCGCGGAGGTGGCCAAGGTCGCCAAGAGCGAGAAGGTCACTACCATCTTCACCGAGGCCCTCGTCAGCACCAAGGTCGCCGAGGTCCTCGCCACGGAGGTGGGGGCGAAGACCGCGGTGCTCGACCCCATGGAGAGCCAGCCGTCCGGCGGTGACTACCTGTCGGCCATGCGTGGCAACCTCACCACCCTGCGAACCGCACTGGGATGCACAGCGTGA
- a CDS encoding CGNR zinc finger domain-containing protein, giving the protein MPFGHDMVYSLATVVDLVNTSPATGGDEGLGDLDDLAEFVRVRQVSGIQTLTPKDLGQVRMLRDDFHRVFTAPDQATAVRLLNALLADTRITPSLTEHDGHPVHMHYFAPDASLAEHLAADCGVALAHLLVEGEWERLRTCSAPDCARVFVDESRNRSRVYCDSRTCGNRMHVAAYRARRRA; this is encoded by the coding sequence ATGCCGTTTGGCCATGACATGGTGTACTCGCTCGCCACCGTCGTCGACCTGGTGAACACCTCACCGGCGACCGGAGGCGACGAGGGCCTCGGCGATCTCGACGATCTCGCCGAGTTCGTCAGGGTGCGCCAGGTCAGCGGCATCCAGACCCTCACCCCCAAAGACCTGGGGCAGGTCAGGATGCTGCGCGACGACTTCCACCGGGTCTTCACCGCCCCGGACCAGGCGACCGCGGTGCGACTGCTCAACGCGCTGCTCGCCGACACCAGGATCACCCCGAGCCTGACCGAGCACGACGGCCATCCGGTCCACATGCACTACTTCGCCCCCGACGCCTCGCTGGCCGAGCACCTCGCGGCCGACTGCGGCGTCGCGCTGGCGCACCTGCTGGTGGAGGGCGAGTGGGAGCGCCTGCGCACCTGCTCGGCGCCCGACTGCGCCAGGGTCTTCGTCGACGAGTCGCGCAACAGGTCGAGGGTCTACTGCGACAGCCGCACCTGCGGCAACCGCATGCATGTCGCCGCATACCGGGCAAGGCGCAGGGCATGA
- the fdhD gene encoding formate dehydrogenase accessory sulfurtransferase FdhD, whose protein sequence is MYRTKKRQITQITAHVSTRRRDSLATEEPLEIRVDGQALTVTMRTPGDDFDLAAGFLVSEGTIAAPHDLSTMRHCADLDTYNVLDVRLAPGVEPPQARNFSTTSACGVCGKASLEAVRTVARWSARDDPARIGSHVLRELPDRLRAAQRVFDRTGGLHAAGLFDLEGGVLCVREDVGRHNAVDKLVGWALREGRLPLAGTVLMVSGRASFELVQKAVMAGIPVLAAVSAPSSLAVELAAEEGLTLIGFLRGDSMNVYTGEHRLTLTGSGHGSARAATSG, encoded by the coding sequence ATGTATAGAACGAAGAAACGCCAGATCACGCAGATCACGGCGCACGTCTCGACGCGGAGGCGCGACTCGCTGGCCACCGAGGAGCCCCTGGAGATCAGGGTGGACGGCCAGGCGCTCACCGTCACCATGCGCACTCCCGGCGACGACTTCGACCTCGCGGCCGGGTTCCTGGTGAGCGAGGGCACGATCGCCGCGCCGCACGACCTCTCGACCATGCGCCACTGCGCGGACCTCGACACCTACAACGTCCTCGACGTACGGCTGGCGCCCGGCGTCGAGCCGCCCCAGGCGCGCAACTTCTCCACCACTTCTGCCTGCGGCGTCTGCGGCAAGGCCTCCCTGGAGGCGGTCCGCACGGTGGCCAGGTGGAGCGCCCGCGACGACCCCGCGCGGATCGGCAGTCACGTGCTGCGGGAGCTGCCCGACCGGTTGCGGGCCGCCCAGCGGGTCTTCGACCGGACCGGCGGCCTGCACGCGGCGGGCCTGTTCGACCTCGAGGGCGGCGTGCTGTGCGTCCGCGAGGACGTCGGCAGGCACAACGCCGTCGACAAACTGGTCGGCTGGGCACTGCGCGAAGGACGGCTCCCGCTGGCCGGGACCGTGCTCATGGTCTCGGGGCGGGCCTCCTTCGAGCTCGTGCAGAAGGCGGTCATGGCCGGGATTCCCGTCCTCGCCGCGGTGTCCGCGCCCTCCTCCCTCGCGGTGGAGCTGGCGGCGGAAGAGGGGCTGACGCTCATCGGTTTCCTGAGAGGCGACTCGATGAACGTCTACACCGGCGAGCACCGGCTCACCCTGACGGGCTCGGGCCACGGCTCGGCCAGGGCCGCGACGTCGGGGTGA